A single Primulina eburnea isolate SZY01 chromosome 11, ASM2296580v1, whole genome shotgun sequence DNA region contains:
- the LOC140805079 gene encoding uncharacterized protein has translation MASILLLLSELLRRENLDILIMSSSFDHSTATKSSVDGTGSLPQSCKNNALQDNQIQEDLPKLSAGDGSSEPSVLYFWKWWILHKFSGIQRCTSNTSWRIKFHTT, from the exons ATGGCTTCCATTCTCCTCCTCTTGTCTGAGCTTCTCCGTCGTGAAAACCTAGACATCCTTATTATGTCATCATCATTCGATCACTCCACCGCCACGAAAAGCTCTGTCGACGGCACTGGAAGTTTGCCTCAAAGTTGCAAAAACAATGCCCTGCAGGATAATCAAATTCAAGAAGATCTGCCGAAG CTATCCGCTGGAGATGGTTCCTCAGAACCCTCAGTGCTATATTTTTGGA AATGGTGGATTTTGCATAAATTTTCCGGGATCCAGCGCTGCACATCCAACACATCATGGAGAATCAAATTTCATACAACCTAA